Proteins encoded in a region of the Deltaproteobacteria bacterium genome:
- the ruvC gene encoding crossover junction endodeoxyribonuclease RuvC, which produces MPADILVLGIDPGSRCTGFGLIRESSGQAQLVDVGTIRPKVDMPLADRLSAIFARLQELIRTHAPEEAAMENVFLARNPSSALKLGQARGAALVACGLAGLSVSSYDATVIKKSVVGAGKADKSQVAFMVGRILGCAPAWPSDASDALAVAICHLNQRRFRRLAERSGS; this is translated from the coding sequence ATGCCGGCCGACATCCTCGTTTTGGGCATCGACCCTGGTTCCCGATGCACGGGCTTCGGCCTGATCCGGGAATCCTCGGGCCAGGCCCAGCTCGTGGATGTCGGCACAATACGGCCCAAAGTCGACATGCCCCTGGCCGATCGCCTGTCGGCCATCTTCGCCCGGTTGCAGGAACTCATCCGTACCCACGCCCCTGAAGAGGCGGCCATGGAAAACGTCTTCCTGGCTCGCAACCCCTCCTCGGCCCTGAAGCTCGGCCAAGCCCGGGGGGCGGCTCTGGTGGCCTGCGGCCTTGCCGGTCTGTCGGTTTCCAGCTACGATGCCACGGTGATCAAGAAATCTGTGGTCGGAGCCGGAAAAGCCGACAAATCTCAGGTGGCCTTCATGGTTGGCCGCATCCTCGGATGCGCTCCTGCCTGGCCCTCCGATGCCAGTGACGCCCTGGCCGTGGCCATCTGCCACCTGAATCAGAGGCGCTTCAGGCGCCTGGCCGAGAGGTCCGGATCATGA
- a CDS encoding YebC/PmpR family DNA-binding transcriptional regulator: protein MAGHSKWHNIQHRKGRQDAKRGKIFTKVTKEIMLAARAGGGDPTANNRLRAAVEAAKVVNLPKDKIETAIKKGTGEIAADAIDEIMYEGYGPGGVAILVNAATDNKNRTVAEVRHILTKNGGSMGAAGCVAWMFDNRGVLEFDKDKFSEDQLMEIGLEAGAEDIVDEGSVWQVRTVPENFQAAREAFDQAGLVYESAELTMIPQTTVAVDHSTGEKLLKLCDALEDNDDVQNVYANFDLPEDLLAELEG from the coding sequence ATGGCCGGACATAGCAAATGGCACAATATCCAGCACCGCAAAGGACGTCAGGACGCCAAGCGGGGCAAGATCTTTACCAAGGTTACCAAGGAAATCATGCTTGCCGCCAGGGCTGGCGGCGGGGATCCCACAGCCAACAACCGGCTCCGGGCAGCCGTCGAGGCCGCCAAGGTCGTCAATCTGCCCAAAGACAAGATCGAGACGGCCATCAAAAAAGGCACCGGCGAGATCGCCGCCGATGCCATCGACGAGATCATGTACGAGGGTTACGGGCCAGGAGGCGTGGCCATCCTCGTTAACGCCGCCACCGACAACAAGAACCGGACCGTGGCCGAGGTCCGTCACATCCTGACCAAGAACGGCGGCTCCATGGGCGCGGCCGGATGCGTTGCCTGGATGTTTGACAATCGGGGGGTGCTCGAATTCGACAAAGACAAGTTCTCCGAGGACCAGCTCATGGAGATTGGTCTGGAGGCCGGAGCCGAGGATATCGTCGATGAAGGCTCCGTCTGGCAGGTCCGTACCGTGCCCGAGAACTTCCAGGCTGCCCGCGAGGCCTTCGACCAGGCTGGACTCGTCTACGAGAGCGCCGAGCTGACGATGATTCCCCAGACCACCGTAGCCGTGGACCACTCCACCGGCGAGAAGCTCTTGAAGCTCTGCGACGCCTTGGAAGACAACGATGACGTCCAGAACGTCTACGCCAACTTCGACCTTCCCGAGGATCTGCTGGCCGAGCTTGAAGGCTAG
- the ruvA gene encoding Holliday junction branch migration protein RuvA, whose product MIALVRGTLVETTERSCVVLTGGGVGYEIFLTETERLRLPDSGQEVAFFTQTVVREDSLDLYGFASWEERRAFSILLGVPKLGPRTALAMLAHFRPSELAELAAREDTHSLTKVPGIGAKSARRIILDLRDRLQPFLNPDHESGQRTESHGGVLSDTVSALISLGYSQAEAAPTVRAILDAEPDLDVAAALRHALKTLSRAGS is encoded by the coding sequence ATGATCGCCCTGGTCCGCGGAACTCTGGTCGAAACCACTGAGCGATCCTGCGTGGTCCTCACTGGCGGCGGGGTCGGCTACGAGATTTTCCTGACCGAAACCGAACGCCTCCGCCTGCCCGACTCCGGGCAGGAAGTCGCCTTCTTCACCCAGACCGTTGTCCGAGAAGACTCCCTTGACCTCTACGGCTTCGCCTCCTGGGAGGAGCGCCGGGCCTTTTCCATCCTTCTGGGCGTCCCCAAACTGGGGCCTCGCACGGCCCTGGCCATGCTGGCCCATTTCCGGCCCTCGGAACTGGCCGAACTGGCCGCCCGGGAAGACACACACAGTCTGACCAAGGTCCCCGGCATCGGGGCCAAGTCGGCCCGCCGCATCATCCTCGATCTGCGGGATCGGCTTCAGCCCTTCCTGAATCCGGACCATGAGTCCGGGCAACGAACGGAAAGCCATGGCGGCGTTCTGTCCGACACCGTCAGCGCCCTCATCTCCCTGGGGTACTCCCAGGCTGAGGCCGCTCCGACGGTCCGGGCCATCCTTGACGCAGAACCCGATCTGGACGTGGCCGCGGCCCTCCGTCATGCGCTGAAAACCCTGTCCCGAGCAGGATCATGA
- a CDS encoding RlmE family RNA methyltransferase: MKKYRDHYFLKAKQDNYPARSVYKLKEMDRAFGLLGPGLKVLDLGACPGSWTMYAAEKVGPSGRVLAVDLNPLPVALPGQATFLQEDVFERSPGFETLLREWSPFDLVLSDMAPKTTGIKHADQAKSHYLAEEALGLARLVLRPGGNFAVKIFFGPDVQGFTMILRQEFTQVKTFKPKSSRSESKEIFLVGRGRKQKPNEGPPGN, translated from the coding sequence ATGAAAAAATACCGCGACCACTATTTCCTCAAGGCCAAGCAGGACAATTACCCGGCTCGATCGGTCTACAAGCTTAAGGAGATGGACCGGGCCTTTGGCCTTTTGGGCCCGGGGCTGAAGGTTCTGGACCTCGGAGCCTGTCCGGGCTCGTGGACCATGTACGCCGCGGAAAAGGTCGGCCCTTCGGGGCGGGTCCTGGCCGTAGATCTCAATCCCCTGCCCGTGGCCCTGCCCGGCCAGGCCACGTTTCTTCAGGAGGATGTCTTTGAACGTTCTCCGGGGTTCGAGACCCTGCTCCGGGAATGGAGCCCCTTCGACCTCGTACTGAGCGATATGGCCCCCAAGACCACCGGCATCAAACACGCTGATCAGGCCAAATCCCATTATCTGGCTGAGGAGGCTCTGGGTCTGGCCCGACTGGTCTTGAGGCCAGGCGGGAATTTCGCGGTCAAGATATTCTTCGGCCCCGACGTCCAAGGATTCACGATGATTTTGAGACAGGAATTTACCCAGGTCAAGACATTCAAGCCCAAAAGCTCCAGGTCCGAGAGCAAGGAAATCTTCCTCGTCGGCCGGGGGCGTAAACAGAAACCCAACGAAGGGCCGCCGGGAAACTGA